From the Astatotilapia calliptera chromosome 6, fAstCal1.2, whole genome shotgun sequence genome, one window contains:
- the LOC113024541 gene encoding apolipoprotein L3-like — translation MLDQCFKDKGELPLLPPKPHRLQLDDENEALDAESLSNFFEESTPWKTLSSELQLGRVPEKVVIEVKAEHLHKAFNSYISTTSGCQGGLKEKIDELGSIADNLDKVSKGTKIAGITGGATTVAGGVAAAAGVILSPFTLGASLALTAVGVGVAAAGGVTGASAAIANKVNCNQDQKKIEKVFTDYESLSKGIQEKLAYVIEGIEQLRQHGVIMLERTKVKSERASKLLEFFGLGGPCAKVLEANSKPSGMIEGFALGMDMYFTKGKDGTKVKKGFESKLAKKLRSLAVDLQERLDEFIKIKELFEKYC, via the exons ATGCTGGATCAGTGTTTTAAGGATAAAGGTGAACTCCCTCTACTGCCTCCTAAACCCCATCGTCTGCAGCTTGATGATGAAAATGAAGCCCTG GATGCTGAGAGTCTGTCAAACTTCTTTGAAGAGTCAACAC CCTGGAAAACTCTGTCCAGTGAGCTCCAACTTGGTAGAGTACCAGAAAAAGT GGTCATAGAAGTTAAAGCCGAACATCTTCATAAAGCTTTCAATTCTTACATCTCGACGACATCTGGGTGTCAAGGCgggctgaaagaaaaaatagacGAGCTTGGCTCCATCGCTGACAACTTGGATAAG gtttCAAAGGGGACAAAAATCGCTGGCATCACAGGAGGCGCTACAACTGTAGCAGGAGGTGTGGCAGCAGCTGCTGGGGTGATCCTGTCCCCGTTCACGCTGGGAGCCTCGCTGGCACTAACTGCTGTCGGGGTCGGCGTGGCTGCAGCCGGCGGTGTTACTGGTGCATCAGCAGCCATCGCAAATAAG GTGAACTGCAACCAGGACCAGAAGAAAATTGAAAAGGTCTTTACCGACTACGAGTCCCTCAGTAAGGGCATTCAGGAGAAACTTGCTTATGTCATTGAGGGCATAGAGCAGCTGAGGCAGCATGGTGTCATCATGCTCGAGAGGACCAAGGTGAAGTCAGAGAGGGCCTCCAAGTTGTTGGAGTTCTTTGGTCTAGGAGGGCCATGTGCCAAGGTCTTGGAGGCAAACTCCAAGCCATCTGGGATGATAGAAGGCTTCGCCCTCGGCATGGATATGTACTTCACCAAAGGAAAAGATGGAACCAAGGTGAAGAAGGGCTTTGAGTCAAAGTTGGCAAAGAAACTCCGCTCCTTGGCGGTGGATCTCCAGGAACGACTGGATGagttcatcaaaatcaaagaaCTGTTTGAAAAGTATTGTTAG